In Salvelinus alpinus chromosome 30, SLU_Salpinus.1, whole genome shotgun sequence, a single genomic region encodes these proteins:
- the LOC139560630 gene encoding regulator of G-protein signaling 8-like has protein sequence METLVFLFPQLNYFAPKEEAYFKMLGPEDMLAPRMKASNFRLKDKKSRLSLLLTKSGSHENINPEKKTDTNNNNISPEAALRWSDSFEDLIRHSDGVETFSQFLKTEFSEENIEFWLACEEYKTIDSEIRLISKAKHMYSVFIEAEAPKEVNIDYASKVAIQKTMASPTNTCFDAAQSKVYSLMKKDCYPRFLTSDIYLHLTKRKGPGTTMYRRRSRSCVFNEPRGEATSDSSDWL, from the exons ATGGAAACACTTGTTTTTCTGTTTCCTCAATTGAACTATTTTGCCCCAAAAGAGGAAGCATATTTCAAAATGCTCGGTCCTGAGGACATGTTGGCACCGAGAATGAAAGCTAGTAATTTCAG ATTGAAAGACAAGAAGAGCAGACTGAGCCTTCTGTTGACCAAGTCAGGCTCCCATGAAAACATCAATCCAGAAAAAAAGAcagacaccaacaacaacaa CATCTCACCAGAGGCAGCGTTGAGATGGAGCGACTCCTTTGAAGATCTGATCAGACATTCAG ACGGAGTGGAGACGTTCTCTCAGTTCCTCAAGACAGAGTTCAGTGAGGAGAACATTGAGTTCTGGTTGGCCTGTGAGGAGTACAAGACCATCGACTCGGAAATCCGGCTCATCTCCAAAGCCAAGCACATGTATTCTGTCTTCATTGAAGCCGAGGCCCCAAaagag GTCAACATCGACTATGCCTCCAAGGTGGCCATCCAGAAGACCATGGCTTCGCCGACGAATACCTGCTTCGATGCGGCGCAGAGCAAAGTCTACAGCCTGATGAAAAAAGACTGCTACCCAAGGTTCCTCACGTCAGACATCTACCTGCACCTCACCAAGAGGAAAGGCCCCGGGACCACCATGTACCGCCGGAGGTCACGGTCCTGCGTTTTCAATGAGCCGCGAGGGGAGGCCACCAGCGACTCCTCTGACTGGTTGTAG
- the LOC139559563 gene encoding regulator of G-protein signaling 21-like encodes MDLNTLFKGRFCCFPKDPLEEAETWGESVDKLLGCKSGQAAFREFLKSEYSEENILFWLACEEYKNIKSLPEMISSANRIYSEFVECEAPRQINIDCGTRENITKNISQPSLTSFDMAQKLIYSLMARDCYPRFLKSDVYQDMLRGAR; translated from the exons ATGGATCTCAACACTCTTTTCAAGGGTAGATTTTGTTGCTTTCCCAAGGACCCACTTGAAGAGGCTGAGACTTGGGGAGAGTCTGTGGACAAACTCCTGGGTTGTAAAT CCGGGCAGGCGGCTTTCCGAGAGTTCCTTAAATCAGAGTATAGTGAGGAGAATATTCTGTTTTGGCTGGCCTGTGAGGAGTACAAGAACATCAAGTCTCTTCCAGAGATGATCTCATCTGCAAACAGGATCTACTCAGAGTTTGTGGAATGTGAAGCACCAAGACAG ATCAACATTGATTGTGGGACCAGAGAAAATATCACCAAGAACATCTCTCAGCCGAGCCTGACCTCATTTGACATGGCACAGAAGTTGATCTACAGTCTGATGGCCAGGGATTGTTACCCACGATTCCTCAAGTCAGACGTCTACCAGGATATGCTGAGGGGAGCAAGGTGA